From Crassaminicella indica, one genomic window encodes:
- a CDS encoding cell division FtsA domain-containing protein produces MTDSTLTKISPHEAIFSLDIGTKSVVGIIAKKEDEKFMVIDVEMMEYSSRAMYDGQIHDIDKVAQVAKKVKEKLENRLGFKLTRVAIAAAGRALKTCRVQVSREIDSTKEIEQGTINSLEIEGIQKAQEMLDNKISSKDTKYYCVGYTVVNYYLDDNMITSLKGHRGDKIQADILATFLPHIVVDSLYSVMNKIGLEVIHLTLEPIAAIHVAIPPKLRLLNLALVDIGAGTSDIAITQDGTVVSYAMASIAGDEITEAIAKEFLLDFDTAERLKVELNKKDSHTFEDIVGIPYTMTTEEIVDKIAPVIEKLAFEIAEKVIQYNGKSPSAVFCIGGGSQIPTLTKYLADKLGLRPERVAIRGTEIIENIEFLCKQLEGPEFITPIGIGIISVKDGDDNFIEISVNEELIKLFNTKKLFVSDALIRAGINAKRLIARRGKNLNIYINGQIKTIKGSFGEPAKIYLNGKLSSLDEEINHKDQIKIEWAIDGVDASISLKDLIKDINSINFNGLDIHLMNKLLVNGKEVPMDYKIMDGDHITFEEIHTVEELLKRFNVDYQKTIVRVNGVEVEKAYRLKHKDEIVTLDRKAAVSVNENKVENNKIKVSINGQAIEIPKKNRELIFVDIFDYFDFDRTKVKGILIMKLNGKKVGYTDPIKNGDDIEIYWKNN; encoded by the coding sequence ATGACAGATTCTACATTGACCAAAATAAGTCCACATGAAGCTATTTTTTCATTGGATATTGGTACAAAGAGTGTTGTAGGTATTATTGCCAAAAAAGAAGATGAGAAGTTTATGGTCATAGATGTTGAGATGATGGAATATTCAAGTCGTGCTATGTATGATGGACAAATACATGATATTGATAAGGTTGCTCAGGTTGCAAAAAAAGTAAAAGAAAAACTTGAGAATAGATTAGGATTTAAATTAACACGAGTAGCTATTGCAGCTGCAGGTCGAGCTTTAAAAACTTGTAGAGTTCAAGTTAGCAGAGAGATTGATAGTACAAAAGAAATCGAGCAAGGGACTATTAATAGTTTAGAAATTGAAGGGATACAAAAGGCACAGGAGATGCTAGATAACAAGATTAGTAGCAAAGATACAAAATATTATTGTGTTGGATATACAGTAGTAAATTATTACTTAGATGATAATATGATTACATCTTTAAAAGGGCATAGGGGTGATAAGATTCAAGCTGATATTTTAGCTACTTTTCTACCTCATATTGTTGTAGATAGCTTATATTCTGTAATGAATAAAATAGGACTAGAAGTAATCCATTTAACACTTGAGCCTATTGCGGCTATTCATGTTGCAATTCCTCCTAAACTTAGATTATTAAATTTAGCATTGGTTGATATAGGGGCAGGGACATCAGATATTGCTATAACACAAGATGGAACGGTAGTGTCTTATGCTATGGCATCTATTGCAGGAGATGAAATAACAGAAGCAATTGCTAAGGAGTTTTTGTTAGATTTTGATACTGCTGAAAGGCTAAAAGTAGAGTTAAATAAAAAGGATAGTCACACTTTTGAGGATATTGTAGGAATTCCTTATACAATGACTACGGAAGAAATAGTAGATAAAATAGCTCCTGTTATTGAAAAGCTTGCTTTTGAGATTGCAGAAAAAGTAATTCAATATAATGGAAAATCACCAAGTGCTGTTTTTTGTATAGGTGGAGGGAGTCAAATACCAACCTTGACAAAATATTTAGCAGATAAATTAGGATTAAGACCAGAAAGAGTAGCTATTAGAGGCACTGAGATTATTGAAAATATAGAATTTTTATGCAAACAGCTCGAAGGTCCGGAATTTATTACACCTATTGGAATTGGTATTATCAGTGTAAAGGATGGAGATGATAATTTTATAGAAATAAGTGTGAATGAAGAGCTGATAAAATTATTCAATACTAAAAAGCTTTTTGTATCAGATGCTTTGATTAGAGCAGGGATTAATGCGAAAAGATTAATTGCTAGAAGAGGGAAGAATTTAAATATTTATATAAATGGGCAAATAAAAACAATAAAAGGGAGTTTTGGAGAGCCAGCAAAAATTTATTTGAATGGAAAGCTGAGCAGTCTTGATGAAGAAATTAATCATAAAGATCAAATTAAAATTGAATGGGCTATTGATGGAGTAGATGCGAGTATTTCATTAAAAGATTTAATAAAGGACATAAATTCTATAAATTTTAATGGGCTAGATATTCATTTAATGAATAAATTATTGGTAAATGGAAAAGAAGTTCCTATGGATTATAAGATCATGGATGGAGATCATATAACTTTTGAGGAAATTCATACAGTAGAGGAGCTTTTAAAAAGATTTAATGTTGATTATCAAAAAACTATTGTGCGTGTAAATGGGGTAGAGGTTGAAAAAGCTTATAGATTAAAGCATAAAGATGAGATTGTAACGCTAGATAGAAAAGCAGCGGTATCGGTGAATGAAAATAAAGTAGAAAATAATAAAATTAAAGTAAGTATTAATGGACAAGCAATTGAAATACCAAAAAAAAATAGGGAGCTTATTTTTGTAGATATTTTTGATTATTTTGATTTTGACAGAACAAAAGTAAAGGGAATCCTTATTATGAAATTAAATGGAAAAAAAGTAGGGTATACAGATCCGATAAAAAATGGAGATGATATAGAAATATATTGGAAAAACAACTAG
- a CDS encoding VanW family protein, with product MDLQGKDQAPKSNTGIALIIVLLSFLISITSIVFFLLYKDTIYDGVTIEYLDVGGLSITQAQKKIQNHFRDILTVGQIHFIYGDKVWNIKNSDIGYDFDYTKVVNEAYKIGREGNYFERLQKILSLYTAPHNISLSPVYDNEKLNGVIYAMQNAINQPAKDATITRINGKFTIRDEHVGQQLDVEKTKMLLSEELLKNKFENEITIELPVEIISPRITSESLSTIHDLLGEYTTKFNINRKGRTQNLRLAANKINGVVLMPREIFSFNKIVGPRRKELGYKDAPIIVKGEVVPGLGGGVCQVSSTLYNAILLSNLEVVERYNHTLPSSYVAKGLDATVSYGVLDFKFKNIMNTPIYIESYIKKNLLTVKIYGCKMDNKTIRVITEQNEVVKRPLEIRYDANLLQGKEKIEQKGRDGYKVTTYRIIYENGKVVEKQKISKDYYKPKKQIIIKGTKKPPVSNINNEKENSKDRIQADEKTDIPSQNIEENSTEEIELDSIQ from the coding sequence TTGGATCTACAAGGAAAAGATCAAGCCCCAAAATCAAATACGGGCATAGCACTTATCATTGTTTTATTAAGTTTTCTTATTTCTATTACAAGTATAGTTTTTTTTCTTCTTTATAAAGATACTATTTATGATGGTGTAACGATAGAATATTTAGATGTTGGAGGCTTGTCTATTACACAAGCACAAAAAAAGATACAAAATCACTTTAGAGATATATTAACTGTAGGACAAATTCATTTTATATACGGAGATAAAGTTTGGAATATAAAAAATAGCGATATAGGATATGATTTTGATTATACGAAGGTTGTAAATGAGGCTTATAAGATAGGAAGAGAAGGAAATTATTTTGAAAGGTTACAAAAAATTCTATCTTTGTATACAGCTCCTCATAATATAAGTTTATCTCCTGTTTATGATAATGAAAAATTAAACGGTGTTATATATGCTATGCAAAATGCTATTAATCAACCTGCAAAGGATGCTACGATTACTAGGATAAATGGAAAATTCACAATTAGAGATGAGCATGTGGGGCAACAATTAGATGTAGAAAAAACAAAGATGCTTTTATCAGAGGAATTGCTGAAAAATAAATTTGAAAATGAAATTACGATAGAACTTCCTGTTGAAATAATTTCGCCTCGAATTACTTCAGAGAGCTTGAGTACCATTCATGATTTGCTAGGAGAATATACTACAAAATTTAATATTAATAGAAAGGGAAGAACACAAAACCTCAGATTGGCAGCTAATAAAATAAATGGGGTAGTTCTTATGCCTAGGGAAATATTTTCATTTAATAAGATAGTAGGACCGAGGAGGAAGGAACTTGGCTATAAAGATGCGCCGATTATAGTAAAAGGAGAGGTAGTACCAGGATTAGGTGGTGGTGTGTGTCAAGTATCTAGTACATTATATAATGCTATATTGCTAAGCAATTTAGAAGTAGTTGAAAGATATAATCATACTCTTCCTTCTAGCTATGTAGCAAAAGGATTAGATGCAACAGTTTCTTATGGTGTTTTAGATTTTAAATTTAAAAACATAATGAATACTCCAATTTATATAGAAAGCTATATAAAGAAAAATTTATTAACTGTGAAAATATATGGTTGTAAAATGGATAATAAAACTATAAGAGTAATAACAGAACAAAATGAAGTAGTGAAAAGACCTTTAGAAATAAGATATGATGCGAATTTGCTGCAAGGAAAAGAAAAAATAGAACAAAAGGGAAGAGATGGATATAAGGTTACTACTTATAGGATTATTTATGAAAATGGAAAAGTTGTGGAAAAACAGAAAATTTCAAAGGATTATTATAAACCGAAAAAACAAATTATTATTAAAGGGACCAAAAAACCTCCTGTATCAAATATAAATAATGAAAAAGAAAATTCTAAAGATAGAATACAAGCTGATGAAAAGACAGATATTCCTTCACAAAATATTGAGGAGAATTCTACAGAGGAAATAGAGCTAGACTCTATCCAATAA
- a CDS encoding DUF2225 domain-containing protein, whose protein sequence is MNKVLYDKEIQCPVCKNVFHTKKVRSSAVRVEKRDTDFCVYYNGENPIFYAVFACPNCGYAALESVFQEISPLGKKMILSEISPKWVQRDLGKERTVDNAIEVYKLALLCAELMNQKKGILGMLCLRLAWLYRYIGEERELEFLGHAVNCFEEAFRYEPLPIGNLDEVSLLYLLGELNRRLEQYDEAIDWFNKAVSNREIKRKRKLDMLAREQWLLAKEEYKRQKGQSQSA, encoded by the coding sequence ATGAATAAAGTACTATATGACAAAGAGATACAATGTCCTGTATGCAAGAATGTTTTTCACACTAAGAAAGTTAGAAGCTCTGCTGTGAGAGTAGAAAAAAGAGATACAGATTTTTGTGTATATTATAATGGAGAAAACCCGATATTTTATGCAGTGTTTGCTTGTCCAAATTGTGGATATGCTGCTCTTGAAAGTGTATTTCAGGAAATTAGTCCTTTGGGTAAAAAAATGATTTTATCAGAGATTTCACCTAAATGGGTACAACGAGATTTGGGAAAGGAAAGAACAGTTGATAATGCTATTGAGGTTTATAAATTGGCTTTGCTTTGTGCGGAATTAATGAATCAGAAAAAGGGTATATTAGGGATGCTTTGCCTTAGACTAGCATGGCTGTATAGATATATTGGTGAAGAGAGAGAACTAGAGTTTCTCGGTCATGCTGTAAATTGCTTTGAAGAAGCTTTTCGATATGAACCTTTACCTATTGGAAATTTAGATGAAGTTTCTTTATTATATTTGCTAGGGGAATTAAATAGAAGATTAGAGCAATATGATGAGGCAATTGACTGGTTTAATAAGGCAGTAAGCAATAGGGAAATTAAAAGAAAAAGAAAGTTAGACATGTTAGCTAGAGAACAATGGCTTTTAGCAAAGGAAGAATATAAAAGGCAGAAGGGTCAAAGCCAATCTGCATAA
- the cobU gene encoding bifunctional adenosylcobinamide kinase/adenosylcobinamide-phosphate guanylyltransferase, with protein MGGRITLVTGGARSGKSNYAESLAKAEKKNVAYLATAIPFDEGMKDRIKKHKESRPKIWTTYEGYNDLYKMIPKIKREHEVILLDCITIMVTNLMFEEDVNWDKISHEVIDNIEEKIKDQIIKLIKAIREEDIWCIMVTNELGMGIVPENRISRIFRDIAGRINQLIAREADEVYFTVSGIPMRLK; from the coding sequence ATGGGAGGAAGGATTACACTGGTTACAGGTGGTGCAAGAAGTGGAAAAAGTAATTATGCAGAAAGCTTAGCAAAAGCTGAAAAGAAAAATGTTGCATATTTGGCTACGGCTATTCCTTTTGATGAGGGCATGAAGGATAGAATAAAAAAACATAAGGAGTCTAGACCAAAGATATGGACAACTTATGAAGGCTATAATGATTTATATAAAATGATCCCTAAAATAAAGCGTGAGCATGAGGTAATACTGTTAGATTGTATTACTATTATGGTAACAAACTTAATGTTTGAAGAAGATGTAAATTGGGACAAAATCAGTCATGAAGTTATAGACAATATTGAAGAAAAGATAAAAGACCAGATTATTAAGCTTATAAAAGCCATTCGAGAAGAAGACATTTGGTGTATTATGGTTACTAATGAATTAGGAATGGGAATTGTGCCTGAAAATAGAATATCTCGCATATTTAGAGATATTGCAGGAAGAATAAATCAACTTATTGCAAGAGAAGCGGATGAAGTGTATTTTACTGTTTCAGGAATTCCTATGAGGTTGAAATAG
- the cobS gene encoding adenosylcobinamide-GDP ribazoletransferase, which yields MKKFIVMLQFLTRIPINLYLKVDEKDFSDGIIYFPLVGLVIGMFMVSFHYIGYKLGGAFLAATISVVSEVFITGGLHLDGLGDTFDGIYSNRPKEIILEIMKDSRLGTNAALAIFCTILLKIAFIYSFSLPDVYGVLLLMPVFSRLSIVYAARFSVYARSSGMGNLFIGKTNNKHLAIAVMIAICISFINIRAIPFTLICFLFSIWYIKHISSKIGGMTGDTLGALCELSELVYLLYFSSI from the coding sequence ATGAAAAAATTTATTGTAATGCTTCAGTTTTTAACTCGTATTCCTATTAATTTGTATTTAAAAGTAGATGAAAAAGATTTTTCAGATGGGATTATATATTTTCCATTGGTAGGGCTTGTCATCGGCATGTTTATGGTATCCTTTCATTATATAGGATATAAGCTAGGAGGTGCTTTTTTGGCTGCTACTATATCAGTTGTTTCTGAGGTTTTTATTACTGGAGGACTGCATTTAGATGGATTGGGAGATACCTTCGATGGGATTTATAGTAATAGACCAAAGGAAATTATATTAGAGATTATGAAAGATAGTAGATTAGGAACAAATGCAGCATTGGCTATATTTTGTACTATTCTTTTAAAAATTGCATTCATTTATAGCTTTTCATTACCAGATGTTTATGGAGTATTACTACTTATGCCTGTTTTTTCAAGGTTGTCTATTGTTTATGCTGCAAGATTTTCTGTATATGCAAGAAGTAGCGGAATGGGAAATCTGTTTATAGGAAAGACCAACAACAAGCATTTAGCAATAGCAGTAATGATTGCAATTTGTATATCCTTTATAAATATTCGAGCAATTCCTTTTACTCTAATATGTTTTTTGTTTAGTATTTGGTATATAAAACACATTAGCAGTAAAATAGGAGGAATGACAGGAGATACATTAGGAGCATTATGTGAGCTTTCAGAATTAGTATATTTACTTTATTTTTCCAGCATATAA
- the cobC gene encoding alpha-ribazole phosphatase translates to MKLIFVRHGETEDNNKGLYCGWNDVELTEKGMMQAKKVCEKLKERKIDYIITSDLNRTMKTAEMINKYHHKKIILEKKLREMNFGLWEGLSYKEIKKKYAKELSGWEADWIDYAPPFGESVRHMYKRVTSSIDNIIAEYKDKNILIVSHAGCIRAILAYLIGNGIEDYWKYKIENCGITTIEMVDKLPVLIGLNQ, encoded by the coding sequence TTGAAGTTGATATTTGTAAGACATGGAGAAACAGAAGATAATAATAAGGGATTATATTGTGGATGGAATGATGTGGAGCTTACTGAAAAAGGAATGATGCAAGCAAAGAAGGTTTGTGAAAAATTAAAAGAAAGAAAGATAGATTATATTATTACAAGTGATTTGAATAGAACCATGAAAACGGCAGAAATGATTAATAAGTATCATCATAAAAAAATTATTTTAGAAAAAAAGTTAAGAGAAATGAATTTTGGTCTATGGGAGGGATTAAGCTATAAAGAAATAAAGAAAAAATATGCAAAAGAATTAAGTGGATGGGAAGCGGATTGGATTGATTATGCACCTCCTTTTGGAGAGAGTGTAAGGCATATGTATAAAAGGGTTACATCGTCTATAGATAATATTATTGCTGAATATAAGGATAAAAATATTTTGATAGTATCTCATGCAGGATGTATTCGAGCTATTTTAGCTTATTTGATTGGGAATGGGATAGAAGATTATTGGAAGTATAAAATAGAAAACTGTGGTATTACTACAATTGAAATGGTTGATAAATTGCCTGTTCTGATTGGACTAAATCAATGA
- a CDS encoding cobyrinate a,c-diamide synthase codes for MRLPRFVIAGTQSGVGKTTISTGIMAALKKRGIKVQPFKVGPDYIDPAFHTFVTANKSRNLDSWMLDKNSIIKLFAKNAMNKDISVIEGVMGLYDGYGVKKDEGSTAHVSKILNAPVILIINGKGMSSSAAAQVLGYKLYDEGVNIKGVIINNISGEVHYDLLKESIERDTKIKCIGFLKPNKNIELKSRHLGLVPSVEVENLKRKIDEIAKMVEETIDLDALLAIAGTAEEISYKPEKYKRIVGNVNIGVPLDKAFNFYYEDNLDLLKALGANIVYFSPLKDEELPKNLHGLYIGGGFPEIFAKDLEENISMRNSIKKAIEKGLPTYAECGGLMYLSKGITTLENREYEMVGIFNTKASMTKRLQRFGYVYVNIDKSCAIAEKKYSVKAHEFHRSTVDDIKEDEYVYTVNKIRNGEIVKTWKCGFKKYNALGAYAHIHFYSNMSIANDFIKNCISFKNRSCEEYEK; via the coding sequence ATGAGATTGCCTAGATTTGTGATAGCAGGCACGCAAAGCGGAGTAGGAAAAACTACTATTTCTACTGGAATTATGGCTGCTCTTAAAAAGAGGGGAATAAAGGTTCAACCCTTTAAGGTAGGACCAGATTATATCGATCCTGCTTTTCATACTTTTGTAACAGCCAATAAATCTAGAAACTTAGACAGCTGGATGCTAGATAAAAATAGTATTATAAAACTATTTGCTAAAAATGCGATGAATAAGGATATATCTGTTATTGAAGGTGTTATGGGCTTATATGATGGATATGGAGTAAAAAAAGATGAAGGAAGTACAGCGCATGTTTCGAAAATTCTAAATGCACCTGTCATTTTAATTATTAATGGAAAGGGAATGTCTTCAAGTGCAGCTGCTCAAGTATTAGGATATAAGTTGTATGATGAAGGTGTAAATATAAAGGGCGTTATTATTAATAACATTTCAGGAGAAGTTCATTATGATTTATTAAAAGAAAGCATTGAAAGAGATACAAAAATAAAATGTATTGGTTTTTTAAAGCCTAATAAAAATATTGAGTTGAAAAGTAGACATTTAGGATTAGTACCTAGTGTAGAGGTAGAGAACTTAAAAAGGAAAATAGATGAAATCGCTAAGATGGTAGAAGAAACTATTGATTTAGATGCACTATTGGCTATTGCAGGAACAGCCGAAGAAATTTCATACAAACCAGAAAAATATAAAAGGATTGTAGGAAATGTAAACATTGGAGTTCCTTTAGACAAAGCTTTTAATTTTTATTATGAAGATAATTTAGATTTATTAAAGGCTTTAGGAGCAAACATAGTATATTTTAGTCCTTTAAAAGATGAGGAATTACCTAAAAATCTCCACGGGTTATATATAGGGGGAGGATTTCCAGAGATATTTGCAAAGGATTTAGAAGAAAATATTTCTATGAGAAATAGTATTAAAAAAGCTATTGAGAAAGGTTTGCCGACCTATGCTGAATGTGGAGGGCTTATGTATCTGTCAAAAGGGATTACCACATTAGAGAATCGAGAGTATGAAATGGTAGGTATATTTAATACAAAAGCCAGTATGACAAAAAGGCTTCAAAGATTTGGATATGTTTATGTAAATATCGACAAATCTTGTGCAATTGCAGAAAAAAAATATTCTGTAAAAGCCCATGAATTTCATCGTTCAACAGTAGATGATATTAAAGAAGATGAATATGTATACACTGTGAATAAAATAAGAAATGGAGAAATCGTTAAGACGTGGAAATGTGGATTTAAAAAGTATAATGCTTTAGGGGCGTATGCACATATTCATTTTTATAGTAATATGAGCATTGCAAATGACTTTATAAAAAATTGTATATCTTTTAAGAATAGGAGTTGTGAAGAATATGAAAAGTAA
- a CDS encoding cobyric acid synthase gives MKSKSLMFQGTASSVGKSLLTAAFCRIFYQDGYKVAPFKSQNMALNSYITKKGMEMGRAQVVQAEAAKVEPSVLMNPILLKPTTDKKCQVILNGKVYRNMSAVEYHEFKPTLAKMVKDSFDELAKHYDIVVLEGAGSPAEINLRDKDIVNMGMAEMADADVILIGDIDRGGVFASIYGTIMLLTEEERKRVKGIIINKFRGDVEILKPGIKMLEELTGIPVLGVVPYYNVQIEDEDSLAERFRTERNNKGQIEVAVLYLPHVSNFTDFNVFETQEDVNLRYVMRGQSIGNPDMLIIPGSKNTLEDLIYLKETGLAKEIFRLNKEGKLIIGICGGYQMLGKRLCDPYGTESDIKEINGLGLLDIETVFELEKTTTQVEAEIVAKVQNNFEGIKGMKIKGYEIHMGQTQLGKESFVLNHIKKRLDDEVCIEDGAVSMSGNVMGTYIHGIFDNIGFTRKLLNNIRKAKGLDEKESNVESFELFKEKEYDKLAKIVREHVDLEKIYNIIQGE, from the coding sequence ATGAAAAGTAAAAGTTTAATGTTTCAGGGAACAGCTTCTTCTGTAGGAAAGAGTTTGCTTACAGCAGCATTCTGCAGGATATTTTATCAAGATGGTTACAAAGTAGCTCCTTTTAAATCACAGAATATGGCACTAAATTCATATATTACAAAAAAGGGAATGGAAATGGGAAGAGCTCAGGTGGTGCAGGCTGAGGCTGCTAAAGTAGAACCTAGTGTACTCATGAATCCTATTCTTTTAAAGCCAACAACAGATAAAAAATGTCAGGTGATTTTAAATGGTAAAGTATATCGGAATATGTCAGCAGTAGAATATCATGAGTTTAAACCAACCTTAGCAAAAATGGTAAAAGATTCATTTGATGAATTAGCAAAGCATTATGACATTGTAGTATTAGAAGGAGCAGGAAGTCCTGCGGAAATTAATTTAAGAGATAAGGATATTGTAAACATGGGGATGGCAGAAATGGCAGATGCAGATGTAATCCTTATTGGGGATATAGACCGTGGAGGGGTTTTTGCTTCTATCTATGGAACGATTATGCTCCTTACAGAAGAAGAAAGAAAGAGAGTAAAAGGAATTATAATCAATAAATTTAGAGGAGATGTAGAGATATTAAAACCTGGAATCAAAATGTTAGAAGAATTAACGGGTATTCCTGTTTTAGGAGTAGTTCCATATTATAATGTACAAATAGAAGATGAGGATAGTTTGGCTGAAAGATTTAGGACTGAAAGAAATAATAAAGGACAAATAGAGGTTGCTGTTCTTTATTTACCCCATGTATCTAATTTTACAGATTTTAATGTATTTGAAACGCAAGAAGATGTAAATTTAAGATATGTCATGAGAGGACAATCGATTGGAAATCCAGATATGTTGATTATACCTGGTTCTAAGAATACACTTGAAGATTTGATTTATTTAAAGGAAACAGGTTTAGCTAAAGAAATTTTCAGATTAAATAAAGAAGGAAAATTAATTATAGGAATTTGTGGGGGATATCAGATGTTGGGTAAAAGACTTTGTGACCCTTACGGAACAGAAAGTGATATAAAGGAAATTAATGGACTAGGGCTACTAGATATAGAAACTGTTTTTGAACTAGAAAAGACGACAACACAAGTAGAGGCAGAAATTGTAGCAAAAGTTCAAAATAATTTTGAAGGAATCAAGGGGATGAAGATAAAGGGATATGAAATCCATATGGGTCAAACCCAATTAGGAAAAGAAAGCTTTGTGTTAAATCATATCAAGAAAAGATTAGATGATGAGGTTTGTATTGAGGATGGAGCTGTGAGTATGTCAGGAAATGTAATGGGTACTTATATTCATGGTATATTTGATAATATTGGCTTTACAAGAAAGTTGTTAAATAATATAAGAAAAGCTAAGGGATTAGATGAAAAAGAAAGCAATGTAGAAAGCTTCGAATTATTTAAGGAAAAGGAATATGATAAGCTTGCAAAAATTGTTCGTGAACATGTAGATTTAGAAAAAATATACAATATTATTCAGGGTGAATAA
- the cbiB gene encoding adenosylcobinamide-phosphate synthase CbiB, giving the protein MITIGIGYIADLIWGDPYWIPHPIKFIGNGIKNTEKFLRKYAKSNKDEKLLGIFLTIIIVCSAYIITFLMIKVFAYINPYLGYGVEAFLIFQILATKSLDVESRKVLKQLEKNDIGEARRFLSYIVGRETSELNEDEIIRATVETVAENTSDGIIAPLFYIFIGGAPLGMAYKAANTLDSMVGYKNEKYLYFGWASAKFDDILNYIPARLTAIFMILATFLLKYDWKNCIYIIKRDRKNHKSPNCAYPEAAVAGALRIQLGGINTYFGKKVYKPTIGDLLRSLEKDDIARSIKIMYITSAVCFIVLTIVKIGI; this is encoded by the coding sequence ATGATTACAATAGGAATTGGCTACATAGCAGATTTAATATGGGGAGATCCTTACTGGATTCCACACCCTATAAAGTTTATAGGGAATGGGATAAAAAATACAGAAAAATTTTTAAGAAAATATGCTAAGAGTAATAAGGATGAAAAATTATTAGGGATATTTTTGACAATTATTATAGTATGCAGTGCATATATTATAACATTTTTAATGATTAAGGTGTTTGCGTATATAAATCCTTATTTAGGATATGGTGTAGAAGCTTTTTTGATTTTTCAGATACTGGCAACAAAGAGCTTAGATGTGGAAAGTAGAAAGGTTCTAAAGCAATTAGAAAAAAATGATATAGGAGAAGCTAGAAGATTTTTATCATATATTGTTGGAAGAGAAACAAGTGAATTAAATGAAGATGAAATTATAAGAGCTACTGTTGAGACGGTTGCAGAAAATACTTCTGATGGTATTATAGCACCTTTATTTTATATTTTTATAGGGGGTGCACCATTAGGGATGGCTTATAAAGCAGCTAATACATTGGATTCTATGGTTGGATATAAAAATGAAAAATATTTATATTTTGGCTGGGCTTCTGCAAAATTTGATGATATTTTAAATTATATACCTGCAAGATTAACAGCGATATTTATGATTTTAGCAACCTTTTTATTAAAATATGATTGGAAAAATTGTATATACATAATAAAAAGAGATAGGAAAAATCACAAAAGTCCAAACTGTGCATATCCAGAAGCAGCTGTAGCAGGAGCATTAAGAATACAATTAGGGGGAATAAATACATATTTTGGAAAAAAGGTTTATAAGCCTACGATAGGAGATCTATTAAGGTCATTAGAAAAAGATGATATAGCTAGAAGTATAAAAATTATGTATATTACGTCAGCAGTATGTTTTATTGTTTTGACGATTGTAAAAATAGGTATATAG